A stretch of the Macaca mulatta isolate MMU2019108-1 chromosome 16, T2T-MMU8v2.0, whole genome shotgun sequence genome encodes the following:
- the CNTROB gene encoding centrobin isoform X7: protein MVLSISLRWKVFGVSSRPCSKPHVIQPIVRDPLIPGAGSERREEDSFDSDSTATLLNTRPLQDLSPSSSAQALEELFPRYTSLRPGPPLNPPDCQGLRDALDSEHTRRKHCERHIQSLQTRVLELQQQLAVAVAADRKKDTMIEQLDKTLARVVEGWNRHEAERTEVLRGLQEERQAAELTRSKQQETVTRLEQSLSEAMEALNREQESARLQQRERETLEEERQALTLSLEAEQQRCCALQEERDAARAGQLSEHRELETLRAAIEEERQTWAQQEHQLKEHYQALQEENQAQLEREKEKSQREAQAAWEAQHQLALVQSEVRRLEGELDTARRERDALQLEMSLVQARYESQRIQLESELAVQLEQRVTERLAQAQESSLRQAASLREHHRKQLQDLSGQHQQELASQLAQFKVEMAEREERQQQVAEDYELRLAREQARVRELQSGNQQLEEQRVELVERLQAMLQAHWDEANQLLSTTLPPPNPSAPPAGPSSPGPQEPEKEERRVWTMPPVAVALKPVLQQSREARDELPGAPPVLCSSSSDLSLLLGPSFQSQHSFQPLEPKPDLTPSTAGAFSALGAFHPDHRAERPFPEEDPGPDGEGLLKQGLPPAQLEGLKNFLHQLLETVSQNNENPAVDLLPPKSGPLTVPSWEEAPQVPRIPPPVHKTKVPLAMASSLFRVQELPSSHSQGSGPSSGSPERGGDGLTFPRQLMEVSQLLRLYQARGWGALPAEDLLLYLKRLEHRLMAKGIMSPEGT, encoded by the exons GGGATCCCCTCATTCCTGGCGCTGGCTCAGAGAGACGGGAAGAGGACTCCTTTGACAGTGATAGCACAGCCACCTTGCTCAA CACCCGGCCCCTGCAAGACTTGTCTCCATCTAGCTCAGCCCAAGCCCTGGAGGAGCTGTTTCCCCGCTACACCAGCCTTCGGCCAGGGCCTCCACTCAATCCCCCAGATTGTCAGGGGCTGAGAGATGCATTGGATTCAGAGCATACCCGCCGCAAG CATTGTGAGCGCCATATTCAGAGCCTGCAGACCCGAGTGTTAGAGCTACAGCAACAATTAGCCGTGGCTGTGGCTGCTGACCGCAAGAAAGATACCATGATTGAGCAACTAGACAAG ACCCTGGCCCGTGTGGTGGAAGGCTGGAACCGGCATGAGGCTGAGCGGACAGAGGTTCTCAGGGGACTTCAAGAGGAACGCCAGGCAGCAGAGCTCACCAGAAGCaagcagcaggag ACAGTAACCCGCCTGGAACAAAGCCTTTCTGAGGCCATGGAGGCCCTGAATCGTGAGCAGGAAAGTGCCAGACTGCAGCAACGGGAAAGAGAGACATTG GAGGAGGAAAGGCAAGCTCTGACCCTGAGCTTGGAGGCAGAACAGCAGCGGTGCTGTGCCCTGCAGGAAGAGCGGGATGCAGCTCGggctgggcaactgagtgagcaTCGTGAGTTAGAGACTCTTCGGGCTGCCATAGAAGAAGAACGGCAGACCTGGGCCCAGCAAGAGCACCAGCTTAAGGAACACTACCAGGCGCTGCAGGAGGAGAACCAGGCTCAGTTGGAAAGGGAGAAG GAGAAGAGCCAGAGGGAAGCCCAGGCCGCCTGGGAGGCCCAGCACCAGTTGGCGCTGGTGCAGTCTGAGGTGCGGCGGCTGGAAGGAGAGCTGGATACAGCTCGGAGAGAGAGAGACGCCCTGCAGCTGGAAATGAGCTTGGTGCAG GCCCGGTATGAAAGCCAGCGGATCCAGCTGGAGTCAGAGCTGGCTGTGCAGCTGGAGCAGCGGGTGACAGAGCGGCTGGCGCAGGCTCAGGAGAGCAGCCTACGGCAAGCAGCCTCCCTCAGGGAACATCACAG GAAGCAGCTGCAGGACCTGAGTGGACAGCACCAGCAGGAGCTGGCCAGTCAGCTAGCTCAGTTCAAGGTGGAAATGGCAGAGCGAGAGGAGCGACAACAGCAGGTGGCTGAGGACTACGAGCTCAG aCTGGCCCGGGAGCAAGCGCGAGTGCGCGAACTGCAGAGTGGGAACCAGCAGCTGGAAGAGCAGCGGGTGGAGCTGGTGGAAAGACTGCAGGCCATGCTGCAGGCCCACTGGGATGAGGCCAACCAGCTGCTCAGCACCACTCTCCCACCGCCCAACCCTTCA GCTCCTCCTGCTGGACCCTCCAGCCCCGGGCCTCAGGAaccagagaaggaggagaggagggtctGGACTATGCCTCCTGTGGCTGTGGCCCTGAAGCCTGTATTGCAGCAGAGCCGGGAAGCAAGGGACGAGCTACCTGGAGCACCTCCTGTTCTTTGCAGTTCCTCCTCAGATCTTAGCCTCCTGTTGGGCCCCTCTTTTCAGAGCCAACATTCTTTCCAACCCCTGGAGCCCAAACCAGACCTCACTCCATCCACAG CTGGGGCCTTCTCTGCACTTGGGGCCTTCCATCCCGACCATAGGGCAGAAAGGCCATTCCCTGAGGAAGATCCTGGACCCGACGGGGAGGGCCTCCTAAAGCAAGGGCTGCCGCCTGCTCAGCTGGAGGGCCTCAAGAATTTTTTGCACCAG TTGCTGGAGACAGTGTCCCAGAACAATGAGAACCCTGCTGTCGATCTATTGCCCCCTAAGTCTG GTCCTCTGACTGTCCCATCTTGGGAGGAAGCCCCTCAAGTGCCACGTATTCCACCCCCTGTCCACAAAACCAAAGTTCCCTTAGCCATGGCATCCAGTCTTTTCCGGGTCCAGGAGCTTCCCTCCTCCCATTCACAAGGCAGTGGTCCCAGCAGTGGTTCCCCAGAGAGAG GTGGAGATGGGCTCACATTCCCAAGGCAGCTGATGGAGGTGTCTCAATTGTTGCGACTCTACCAGGCTCGGGGCTGGGGGGCTCTGCCTGCTGAGGATCTCCTGCTCTACCTGAAGAGGCTGGAACACA GACTGATGGCCAAGGGGATAATGTCCCCAGAAGGAACATAG
- the CNTROB gene encoding centrobin isoform X4: MVLSISLRWKVFGVSSRPCSKPHVIQPIVRDPLIPGAGSERREEDSFDSDSTATLLNTRPLQDLSPSSSAQALEELFPRYTSLRPGPPLNPPDCQGLRDALDSEHTRRKHCERHIQSLQTRVLELQQQLAVAVAADRKKDTMIEQLDKTLARVVEGWNRHEAERTEVLRGLQEERQAAELTRSKQQETVTRLEQSLSEAMEALNREQESARLQQRERETLEEERQALTLSLEAEQQRCCALQEERDAARAGQLSEHRELETLRAAIEEERQTWAQQEHQLKEHYQALQEENQAQLEREKEKSQREAQAAWEAQHQLALVQSEVRRLEGELDTARRERDALQLEMSLVQARYESQRIQLESELAVQLEQRVTERLAQAQESSLRQAASLREHHRKQLQDLSGQHQQELASQLAQFKVEMAEREERQQQVAEDYELRLAREQARVRELQSGNQQLEEQRVELVERLQAMLQAHWDEANQLLSTTLPPPNPSAPPAGPSSPGPQEPEKEERRVWTMPPVAVALKPVLQQSREARDELPGAPPVLCSSSSDLSLLLGPSFQSQHSFQPLEPKPDLTPSTAGAFSALGAFHPDHRAERPFPEEDPGPDGEGLLKQGLPPAQLEGLKNFLHQLLETVSQNNENPAVDLLPPKSGPLTVPSWEEAPQVPRIPPPVHKTKVPLAMASSLFRVQELPSSHSQGSGPSSGSPERGGDGLTFPRQLMEVSQLLRLYQARGWGALPAEDLLLYLKRLEHSGTDGQGDNVPRRNIESRLGEIPRKEIPSQSVPRRLATAPKTEKPPARKKSGHHAPSSMRSRGGVWR, encoded by the exons GGGATCCCCTCATTCCTGGCGCTGGCTCAGAGAGACGGGAAGAGGACTCCTTTGACAGTGATAGCACAGCCACCTTGCTCAA CACCCGGCCCCTGCAAGACTTGTCTCCATCTAGCTCAGCCCAAGCCCTGGAGGAGCTGTTTCCCCGCTACACCAGCCTTCGGCCAGGGCCTCCACTCAATCCCCCAGATTGTCAGGGGCTGAGAGATGCATTGGATTCAGAGCATACCCGCCGCAAG CATTGTGAGCGCCATATTCAGAGCCTGCAGACCCGAGTGTTAGAGCTACAGCAACAATTAGCCGTGGCTGTGGCTGCTGACCGCAAGAAAGATACCATGATTGAGCAACTAGACAAG ACCCTGGCCCGTGTGGTGGAAGGCTGGAACCGGCATGAGGCTGAGCGGACAGAGGTTCTCAGGGGACTTCAAGAGGAACGCCAGGCAGCAGAGCTCACCAGAAGCaagcagcaggag ACAGTAACCCGCCTGGAACAAAGCCTTTCTGAGGCCATGGAGGCCCTGAATCGTGAGCAGGAAAGTGCCAGACTGCAGCAACGGGAAAGAGAGACATTG GAGGAGGAAAGGCAAGCTCTGACCCTGAGCTTGGAGGCAGAACAGCAGCGGTGCTGTGCCCTGCAGGAAGAGCGGGATGCAGCTCGggctgggcaactgagtgagcaTCGTGAGTTAGAGACTCTTCGGGCTGCCATAGAAGAAGAACGGCAGACCTGGGCCCAGCAAGAGCACCAGCTTAAGGAACACTACCAGGCGCTGCAGGAGGAGAACCAGGCTCAGTTGGAAAGGGAGAAG GAGAAGAGCCAGAGGGAAGCCCAGGCCGCCTGGGAGGCCCAGCACCAGTTGGCGCTGGTGCAGTCTGAGGTGCGGCGGCTGGAAGGAGAGCTGGATACAGCTCGGAGAGAGAGAGACGCCCTGCAGCTGGAAATGAGCTTGGTGCAG GCCCGGTATGAAAGCCAGCGGATCCAGCTGGAGTCAGAGCTGGCTGTGCAGCTGGAGCAGCGGGTGACAGAGCGGCTGGCGCAGGCTCAGGAGAGCAGCCTACGGCAAGCAGCCTCCCTCAGGGAACATCACAG GAAGCAGCTGCAGGACCTGAGTGGACAGCACCAGCAGGAGCTGGCCAGTCAGCTAGCTCAGTTCAAGGTGGAAATGGCAGAGCGAGAGGAGCGACAACAGCAGGTGGCTGAGGACTACGAGCTCAG aCTGGCCCGGGAGCAAGCGCGAGTGCGCGAACTGCAGAGTGGGAACCAGCAGCTGGAAGAGCAGCGGGTGGAGCTGGTGGAAAGACTGCAGGCCATGCTGCAGGCCCACTGGGATGAGGCCAACCAGCTGCTCAGCACCACTCTCCCACCGCCCAACCCTTCA GCTCCTCCTGCTGGACCCTCCAGCCCCGGGCCTCAGGAaccagagaaggaggagaggagggtctGGACTATGCCTCCTGTGGCTGTGGCCCTGAAGCCTGTATTGCAGCAGAGCCGGGAAGCAAGGGACGAGCTACCTGGAGCACCTCCTGTTCTTTGCAGTTCCTCCTCAGATCTTAGCCTCCTGTTGGGCCCCTCTTTTCAGAGCCAACATTCTTTCCAACCCCTGGAGCCCAAACCAGACCTCACTCCATCCACAG CTGGGGCCTTCTCTGCACTTGGGGCCTTCCATCCCGACCATAGGGCAGAAAGGCCATTCCCTGAGGAAGATCCTGGACCCGACGGGGAGGGCCTCCTAAAGCAAGGGCTGCCGCCTGCTCAGCTGGAGGGCCTCAAGAATTTTTTGCACCAG TTGCTGGAGACAGTGTCCCAGAACAATGAGAACCCTGCTGTCGATCTATTGCCCCCTAAGTCTG GTCCTCTGACTGTCCCATCTTGGGAGGAAGCCCCTCAAGTGCCACGTATTCCACCCCCTGTCCACAAAACCAAAGTTCCCTTAGCCATGGCATCCAGTCTTTTCCGGGTCCAGGAGCTTCCCTCCTCCCATTCACAAGGCAGTGGTCCCAGCAGTGGTTCCCCAGAGAGAG GTGGAGATGGGCTCACATTCCCAAGGCAGCTGATGGAGGTGTCTCAATTGTTGCGACTCTACCAGGCTCGGGGCTGGGGGGCTCTGCCTGCTGAGGATCTCCTGCTCTACCTGAAGAGGCTGGAACACAGCGG GACTGATGGCCAAGGGGATAATGTCCCCAGAAGGAACATAGAATCCCGCTTGGGTGAGATCCCCCGGAAAGAG ATTCCCTCCCAATCTGTCCCTCGCCGCCTTGCTACAGCCCCCAAGACTGAAAAACCTCCCGCACGGAAGAAAAGTGGGCACCATGCCCCGAGTAGTATGAGGAGCCGGGGGGGAGTCTGGAGATGA
- the CNTROB gene encoding centrobin isoform X5: MVLSISLRWKVFGVSSRPCSKPHVIQPIVRDPLIPGAGSERREEDSFDSDSTATLLNTRPLQDLSPSSSAQALEELFPRYTSLRPGPPLNPPDCQGLRDALDSEHTRRKHCERHIQSLQTRVLELQQQLAVAVAADRKKDTMIEQLDKTLARVVEGWNRHEAERTEVLRGLQEERQAAELTRSKQQETVTRLEQSLSEAMEALNREQESARLQQRERETLEEERQALTLSLEAEQQRCCALQEERDAARAGQLSEHRELETLRAAIEEERQTWAQQEHQLKEHYQALQEENQAQLEREKEKSQREAQAAWEAQHQLALVQSEVRRLEGELDTARRERDALQLEMSLVQARYESQRIQLESELAVQLEQRVTERLAQAQESSLRQAASLREHHRKQLQDLSGQHQQELASQLAQFKVEMAEREERQQQVAEDYELRLAREQARVRELQSGNQQLEEQRVELVERLQAMLQAHWDEANQLLSTTLPPPNPSAPPAGPSSPGPQEPEKEERRVWTMPPVAVALKPVLQQSREARDELPGAPPVLCSSSSDLSLLLGPSFQSQHSFQPLEPKPDLTPSTAGAFSALGAFHPDHRAERPFPEEDPGPDGEGLLKQGLPPAQLEGLKNFLHQLLETVSQNNENPAVDLLPPKSGPLTVPSWEEAPQVPRIPPPVHKTKVPLAMASSLFRVQELPSSHSQGSGPSSGSPERGGDGLTFPRQLMEVSQLLRLYQARGWGALPAEDLLLYLKRLEHSGYKPGRKEEGFAGWKLDYGEWSGTDGQGDNVPRRNIESRLDSLPICPSPPCYSPQD; this comes from the exons GGGATCCCCTCATTCCTGGCGCTGGCTCAGAGAGACGGGAAGAGGACTCCTTTGACAGTGATAGCACAGCCACCTTGCTCAA CACCCGGCCCCTGCAAGACTTGTCTCCATCTAGCTCAGCCCAAGCCCTGGAGGAGCTGTTTCCCCGCTACACCAGCCTTCGGCCAGGGCCTCCACTCAATCCCCCAGATTGTCAGGGGCTGAGAGATGCATTGGATTCAGAGCATACCCGCCGCAAG CATTGTGAGCGCCATATTCAGAGCCTGCAGACCCGAGTGTTAGAGCTACAGCAACAATTAGCCGTGGCTGTGGCTGCTGACCGCAAGAAAGATACCATGATTGAGCAACTAGACAAG ACCCTGGCCCGTGTGGTGGAAGGCTGGAACCGGCATGAGGCTGAGCGGACAGAGGTTCTCAGGGGACTTCAAGAGGAACGCCAGGCAGCAGAGCTCACCAGAAGCaagcagcaggag ACAGTAACCCGCCTGGAACAAAGCCTTTCTGAGGCCATGGAGGCCCTGAATCGTGAGCAGGAAAGTGCCAGACTGCAGCAACGGGAAAGAGAGACATTG GAGGAGGAAAGGCAAGCTCTGACCCTGAGCTTGGAGGCAGAACAGCAGCGGTGCTGTGCCCTGCAGGAAGAGCGGGATGCAGCTCGggctgggcaactgagtgagcaTCGTGAGTTAGAGACTCTTCGGGCTGCCATAGAAGAAGAACGGCAGACCTGGGCCCAGCAAGAGCACCAGCTTAAGGAACACTACCAGGCGCTGCAGGAGGAGAACCAGGCTCAGTTGGAAAGGGAGAAG GAGAAGAGCCAGAGGGAAGCCCAGGCCGCCTGGGAGGCCCAGCACCAGTTGGCGCTGGTGCAGTCTGAGGTGCGGCGGCTGGAAGGAGAGCTGGATACAGCTCGGAGAGAGAGAGACGCCCTGCAGCTGGAAATGAGCTTGGTGCAG GCCCGGTATGAAAGCCAGCGGATCCAGCTGGAGTCAGAGCTGGCTGTGCAGCTGGAGCAGCGGGTGACAGAGCGGCTGGCGCAGGCTCAGGAGAGCAGCCTACGGCAAGCAGCCTCCCTCAGGGAACATCACAG GAAGCAGCTGCAGGACCTGAGTGGACAGCACCAGCAGGAGCTGGCCAGTCAGCTAGCTCAGTTCAAGGTGGAAATGGCAGAGCGAGAGGAGCGACAACAGCAGGTGGCTGAGGACTACGAGCTCAG aCTGGCCCGGGAGCAAGCGCGAGTGCGCGAACTGCAGAGTGGGAACCAGCAGCTGGAAGAGCAGCGGGTGGAGCTGGTGGAAAGACTGCAGGCCATGCTGCAGGCCCACTGGGATGAGGCCAACCAGCTGCTCAGCACCACTCTCCCACCGCCCAACCCTTCA GCTCCTCCTGCTGGACCCTCCAGCCCCGGGCCTCAGGAaccagagaaggaggagaggagggtctGGACTATGCCTCCTGTGGCTGTGGCCCTGAAGCCTGTATTGCAGCAGAGCCGGGAAGCAAGGGACGAGCTACCTGGAGCACCTCCTGTTCTTTGCAGTTCCTCCTCAGATCTTAGCCTCCTGTTGGGCCCCTCTTTTCAGAGCCAACATTCTTTCCAACCCCTGGAGCCCAAACCAGACCTCACTCCATCCACAG CTGGGGCCTTCTCTGCACTTGGGGCCTTCCATCCCGACCATAGGGCAGAAAGGCCATTCCCTGAGGAAGATCCTGGACCCGACGGGGAGGGCCTCCTAAAGCAAGGGCTGCCGCCTGCTCAGCTGGAGGGCCTCAAGAATTTTTTGCACCAG TTGCTGGAGACAGTGTCCCAGAACAATGAGAACCCTGCTGTCGATCTATTGCCCCCTAAGTCTG GTCCTCTGACTGTCCCATCTTGGGAGGAAGCCCCTCAAGTGCCACGTATTCCACCCCCTGTCCACAAAACCAAAGTTCCCTTAGCCATGGCATCCAGTCTTTTCCGGGTCCAGGAGCTTCCCTCCTCCCATTCACAAGGCAGTGGTCCCAGCAGTGGTTCCCCAGAGAGAG GTGGAGATGGGCTCACATTCCCAAGGCAGCTGATGGAGGTGTCTCAATTGTTGCGACTCTACCAGGCTCGGGGCTGGGGGGCTCTGCCTGCTGAGGATCTCCTGCTCTACCTGAAGAGGCTGGAACACAGCGGGTACAAGcctgggaggaaggaggaaggattcGCAGGGTGGAAGCTGGATTATGGGGAGTGGAGTGG GACTGATGGCCAAGGGGATAATGTCCCCAGAAGGAACATAGAATCCCGCTTGG ATTCCCTCCCAATCTGTCCCTCGCCGCCTTGCTACAGCCCCCAAGACTGA
- the CNTROB gene encoding centrobin isoform X6 produces the protein MVLSISLRWKVFGVSSRPCSKPHVIQPIVRDPLIPGAGSERREEDSFDSDSTATLLNTRPLQDLSPSSSAQALEELFPRYTSLRPGPPLNPPDCQGLRDALDSEHTRRKHCERHIQSLQTRVLELQQQLAVAVAADRKKDTMIEQLDKTLARVVEGWNRHEAERTEVLRGLQEERQAAELTRSKQQETVTRLEQSLSEAMEALNREQESARLQQRERETLEEERQALTLSLEAEQQRCCALQEERDAARAGQLSEHRELETLRAAIEEERQTWAQQEHQLKEHYQALQEENQAQLEREKEKSQREAQAAWEAQHQLALVQSEVRRLEGELDTARRERDALQLEMSLVQARYESQRIQLESELAVQLEQRVTERLAQAQESSLRQAASLREHHRKQLQDLSGQHQQELASQLAQFKVEMAEREERQQQVAEDYELRLAREQARVRELQSGNQQLEEQRVELVERLQAMLQAHWDEANQLLSTTLPPPNPSAPPAGPSSPGPQEPEKEERRVWTMPPVAVALKPVLQQSREARDELPGAPPVLCSSSSDLSLLLGPSFQSQHSFQPLEPKPDLTPSTAGAFSALGAFHPDHRAERPFPEEDPGPDGEGLLKQGLPPAQLEGLKNFLHQLLETVSQNNENPAVDLLPPKSGPLTVPSWEEAPQVPRIPPPVHKTKVPLAMASSLFRVQELPSSHSQGSGPSSGSPERGGDGLTFPRQLMEVSQLLRLYQARGWGALPAEDLLLYLKRLEHSGTDGQGDNVPRRNIESRLDSLPICPSPPCYSPQD, from the exons GGGATCCCCTCATTCCTGGCGCTGGCTCAGAGAGACGGGAAGAGGACTCCTTTGACAGTGATAGCACAGCCACCTTGCTCAA CACCCGGCCCCTGCAAGACTTGTCTCCATCTAGCTCAGCCCAAGCCCTGGAGGAGCTGTTTCCCCGCTACACCAGCCTTCGGCCAGGGCCTCCACTCAATCCCCCAGATTGTCAGGGGCTGAGAGATGCATTGGATTCAGAGCATACCCGCCGCAAG CATTGTGAGCGCCATATTCAGAGCCTGCAGACCCGAGTGTTAGAGCTACAGCAACAATTAGCCGTGGCTGTGGCTGCTGACCGCAAGAAAGATACCATGATTGAGCAACTAGACAAG ACCCTGGCCCGTGTGGTGGAAGGCTGGAACCGGCATGAGGCTGAGCGGACAGAGGTTCTCAGGGGACTTCAAGAGGAACGCCAGGCAGCAGAGCTCACCAGAAGCaagcagcaggag ACAGTAACCCGCCTGGAACAAAGCCTTTCTGAGGCCATGGAGGCCCTGAATCGTGAGCAGGAAAGTGCCAGACTGCAGCAACGGGAAAGAGAGACATTG GAGGAGGAAAGGCAAGCTCTGACCCTGAGCTTGGAGGCAGAACAGCAGCGGTGCTGTGCCCTGCAGGAAGAGCGGGATGCAGCTCGggctgggcaactgagtgagcaTCGTGAGTTAGAGACTCTTCGGGCTGCCATAGAAGAAGAACGGCAGACCTGGGCCCAGCAAGAGCACCAGCTTAAGGAACACTACCAGGCGCTGCAGGAGGAGAACCAGGCTCAGTTGGAAAGGGAGAAG GAGAAGAGCCAGAGGGAAGCCCAGGCCGCCTGGGAGGCCCAGCACCAGTTGGCGCTGGTGCAGTCTGAGGTGCGGCGGCTGGAAGGAGAGCTGGATACAGCTCGGAGAGAGAGAGACGCCCTGCAGCTGGAAATGAGCTTGGTGCAG GCCCGGTATGAAAGCCAGCGGATCCAGCTGGAGTCAGAGCTGGCTGTGCAGCTGGAGCAGCGGGTGACAGAGCGGCTGGCGCAGGCTCAGGAGAGCAGCCTACGGCAAGCAGCCTCCCTCAGGGAACATCACAG GAAGCAGCTGCAGGACCTGAGTGGACAGCACCAGCAGGAGCTGGCCAGTCAGCTAGCTCAGTTCAAGGTGGAAATGGCAGAGCGAGAGGAGCGACAACAGCAGGTGGCTGAGGACTACGAGCTCAG aCTGGCCCGGGAGCAAGCGCGAGTGCGCGAACTGCAGAGTGGGAACCAGCAGCTGGAAGAGCAGCGGGTGGAGCTGGTGGAAAGACTGCAGGCCATGCTGCAGGCCCACTGGGATGAGGCCAACCAGCTGCTCAGCACCACTCTCCCACCGCCCAACCCTTCA GCTCCTCCTGCTGGACCCTCCAGCCCCGGGCCTCAGGAaccagagaaggaggagaggagggtctGGACTATGCCTCCTGTGGCTGTGGCCCTGAAGCCTGTATTGCAGCAGAGCCGGGAAGCAAGGGACGAGCTACCTGGAGCACCTCCTGTTCTTTGCAGTTCCTCCTCAGATCTTAGCCTCCTGTTGGGCCCCTCTTTTCAGAGCCAACATTCTTTCCAACCCCTGGAGCCCAAACCAGACCTCACTCCATCCACAG CTGGGGCCTTCTCTGCACTTGGGGCCTTCCATCCCGACCATAGGGCAGAAAGGCCATTCCCTGAGGAAGATCCTGGACCCGACGGGGAGGGCCTCCTAAAGCAAGGGCTGCCGCCTGCTCAGCTGGAGGGCCTCAAGAATTTTTTGCACCAG TTGCTGGAGACAGTGTCCCAGAACAATGAGAACCCTGCTGTCGATCTATTGCCCCCTAAGTCTG GTCCTCTGACTGTCCCATCTTGGGAGGAAGCCCCTCAAGTGCCACGTATTCCACCCCCTGTCCACAAAACCAAAGTTCCCTTAGCCATGGCATCCAGTCTTTTCCGGGTCCAGGAGCTTCCCTCCTCCCATTCACAAGGCAGTGGTCCCAGCAGTGGTTCCCCAGAGAGAG GTGGAGATGGGCTCACATTCCCAAGGCAGCTGATGGAGGTGTCTCAATTGTTGCGACTCTACCAGGCTCGGGGCTGGGGGGCTCTGCCTGCTGAGGATCTCCTGCTCTACCTGAAGAGGCTGGAACACAGCGG GACTGATGGCCAAGGGGATAATGTCCCCAGAAGGAACATAGAATCCCGCTTGG ATTCCCTCCCAATCTGTCCCTCGCCGCCTTGCTACAGCCCCCAAGACTGA